The Benincasa hispida cultivar B227 chromosome 11, ASM972705v1, whole genome shotgun sequence genome has a segment encoding these proteins:
- the LOC120090664 gene encoding uncharacterized protein LOC120090664: MQVLSLEAKHLRDFRKFYPRSFDGSLGDPTKAEMWLSSIETIFYFMRCPEEHKLQCAVFMLIGNAEIWWRSREKMIDTGGELAIWEQFNERFYEKYFSTNAWYNKQSEFLNFIQGVMSVEEYEQEFDKLSHFAPELIATEAARTERLI; this comes from the coding sequence ATGCAGGTCCTGTCTCTTGAGGCTAAGCATTTAAGGGATTTCAGGAAGTTTTACCCTCGCTCCTTTGATGGATCATTGGGGGATCCCACTAAAGCAGAGATGTGGTTGTCATCAATTGAGAcgattttctattttatgaggTGCCCAGAAGAGCACAAGCTCCAATGTGCAGTTTTCATGTTGATTGGCAATGCGGAGATTTGGTGGCGTTCAAGAGAGAAAATGATTGATACTGGTGGGGAACTTGCAATCTGGGAGCAGTTCAATGAGCGTTTTTATGAGAAGTATTTTTCGACCAACGCCTGGTACAACAAGCAGTCAGAGTTTTTGAACTTTATTCAAGGAGTTATGTCGGTAGAGGAATATGAACAAGAATTTGATAAGCTATCCCACTTTGCTCCTGAGCTAATAGCCACCGAGGCAGCGAGGACAGAGAGGCTCATCTAG